A region from the Volucribacter amazonae genome encodes:
- the murI gene encoding glutamate racemase codes for MKPTILFFDSGVGGLSVYREVRQLLPDYHYLYCFDNAFFPYSERAEAEIIERVLMICQQLDQRYPLDLIVIACNTASTVVLPALRQAFRCPIVGTVPAIKPAAIISKTKHIGLLATKGTINRSYVAELICQYAKDCKVEKIGSTQLVQLAEQKLHGHSVDLIALRKELLIWLEQTDLDTVVLGCTHFPLLKEEIQICLPQVKYFVDSGQAIAKRIQSLLEDYQENKSEEMQALLFNQAFCTHDFSTLFQFERRLKQWGFATLTLL; via the coding sequence ATGAAACCCACCATTTTATTTTTTGATTCTGGTGTGGGCGGATTGAGTGTTTATCGAGAAGTTCGTCAATTATTGCCAGATTACCATTATTTATATTGTTTTGATAATGCGTTTTTTCCTTATTCTGAAAGAGCTGAGGCTGAGATTATTGAACGGGTATTGATGATTTGTCAGCAACTGGATCAACGTTATCCCCTTGATTTAATTGTGATTGCTTGTAATACAGCGAGTACGGTGGTGCTACCTGCATTACGTCAAGCCTTTCGTTGCCCCATTGTTGGGACCGTACCAGCCATTAAACCAGCGGCAATAATCAGTAAAACGAAACATATTGGATTATTAGCCACCAAAGGCACGATAAACCGCTCTTATGTTGCGGAACTTATTTGTCAATATGCGAAAGATTGCAAGGTAGAGAAAATTGGTTCAACTCAATTAGTCCAACTAGCAGAACAAAAATTACATGGACATTCAGTGGATCTTATTGCTTTGCGTAAGGAATTACTCATTTGGTTGGAACAAACGGATTTAGATACCGTTGTATTAGGTTGCACCCATTTCCCTCTATTAAAAGAAGAAATTCAAATTTGTTTACCTCAGGTAAAATATTTTGTTGATTCAGGACAAGCTATTGCAAAGCGTATTCAATCTTTGTTGGAGGATTATCAGGAGAATAAATCTGAAGAAATGCAGGCATTATTATTTAATCAGGCTTTTTGTACTCATGATTTTTCAACATTGTTTCAATTTGAACGTAGATTAAAACAATGGGGATTTGCAACGTTAACATTATTATAA
- the gmk gene encoding guanylate kinase, whose protein sequence is MQQGNLYIISAPSGAGKSSLINALLADSETMKVSVSHTTRQARPGEQEGVHYYFVEQAEFERLIEQGVFLEYAKVFGGHYYGTSLPMIEQSLAQGIDVFLDIDWQGARQIREKMPSVKSIFILPPSLAALEQRLIGRGQDSAEVIAQRMEKAQSEMSHYDEYDYVIINDEFSQALQDIRHILAAERLKTQVQKISQQGLIAELLAK, encoded by the coding sequence ATGCAACAAGGTAATCTTTATATTATTTCTGCACCCAGTGGGGCAGGCAAATCTTCATTGATTAATGCGTTATTGGCGGATTCAGAAACTATGAAAGTTTCTGTTTCTCATACCACACGCCAAGCAAGACCCGGAGAGCAGGAGGGCGTGCATTATTATTTTGTGGAGCAAGCGGAGTTTGAACGTTTGATTGAGCAAGGGGTATTTTTGGAATATGCCAAAGTGTTTGGCGGACATTATTATGGTACTTCATTACCGATGATTGAGCAGTCTTTGGCACAGGGTATTGATGTGTTTTTGGATATTGATTGGCAAGGGGCTCGTCAGATTCGTGAAAAGATGCCAAGTGTAAAAAGCATTTTTATTTTGCCCCCTTCTTTAGCTGCGTTGGAACAACGTTTGATTGGGCGAGGACAAGATTCGGCAGAAGTGATTGCACAACGTATGGAAAAAGCACAGAGTGAAATGAGCCATTATGATGAATATGATTATGTGATTATTAATGATGAATTTTCTCAGGCCTTGCAGGATATTCGTCATATTTTGGCAGCAGAACGTTTAAAAACTCAAGTGCAGAAGATAAGTCAGCAAGGATTAATTGCTGAATTGCTAGCAAAATAG
- a CDS encoding NADP-dependent malic enzyme gives MDEQLRQAALDFHEFPKPGKIEVTPTKSLATQRDLALAYSPGVAVPCLEIRNDPLLAHKYTAKGNLVAVISNGTAVLGLGNIGALAGKPVMEGKGVLFKKFAGVDVFDIEIDEHDPDKLVDIIAALEPTFGGINLEDIKAPECFYIEQKLRERMNIPVFHDDQHGTAIISAAAILNGLRIVNKKIEDVRLVASGAGAASIACLNLLVSLGMKKENITVCDSKGVIYKNRDERLDETKKHYAIEDNGQRSLADAIPNADIFLGCSAAGALTQDMVKSMAASPLILALANPDPEITPPEAKAARADAIICTGRSDYPNQVNNVLCFPFIFRGALDVGATTINEEMKMAAVYAIADLALAEQSEVVSSAYGDSELSFGPDYVIPKPFDPRLIVKIAPAVAKAAMDSGVATRPIEDFEAYIEQLTQFVYKTNLFMKPVFVQAKADKKRVLLTDGEEPRVLHAVQEIASLGIASPVLIGRPAVIAERAKSLGLKIQVGQDYEVINIEDNPYHEQCWKTYYEQQKRHGVTPVAAQRELRTNPTIIGATLLQLGKVDALLCGLLGNYASHLDILKNVIGIKSDVSTLATVNGLVLAKSNLFLADTFVNLEPTAEQLAEITLMAAKQVRDFGIEPQVALVSSSNYGSSDTPNALKMRKALALVQQQDPNLVIDGEMHCDVALSQSLRQEIMPDSPIKGAANLLVFPSMESARISLNLLQGTATPSTIGPLLMGLNKSAHILTPVASVRRIINMVAVAAVKAQH, from the coding sequence ATGGACGAACAGTTACGCCAAGCAGCACTTGATTTTCATGAATTTCCTAAACCGGGGAAAATAGAAGTTACGCCAACAAAGTCTTTAGCAACGCAACGAGATCTTGCTCTTGCTTATTCTCCAGGTGTGGCTGTTCCTTGTTTAGAAATACGAAATGATCCCTTATTAGCACATAAATATACCGCAAAGGGTAATTTGGTTGCGGTTATTTCTAATGGTACGGCTGTGCTTGGTTTGGGCAATATTGGTGCTTTAGCGGGTAAACCCGTTATGGAGGGGAAAGGCGTTTTATTTAAAAAGTTTGCGGGGGTTGATGTTTTTGATATTGAGATTGATGAGCATGATCCTGATAAATTAGTGGATATTATCGCTGCCCTAGAGCCAACTTTTGGCGGCATTAATTTAGAAGATATTAAAGCCCCAGAGTGTTTTTATATTGAACAAAAATTGCGTGAGCGTATGAATATCCCTGTTTTCCATGATGATCAGCATGGTACAGCGATTATTAGTGCAGCAGCGATTTTAAATGGTTTACGTATCGTGAACAAAAAAATAGAGGACGTTCGTTTAGTTGCCTCAGGAGCTGGTGCGGCTTCTATTGCTTGTCTAAATTTATTGGTTAGTTTAGGCATGAAAAAAGAAAATATTACCGTATGTGATTCTAAAGGTGTGATCTATAAAAATCGTGATGAACGTTTAGATGAGACTAAAAAACACTATGCGATTGAAGATAATGGGCAACGTAGTTTAGCTGATGCGATACCTAATGCCGATATTTTCTTAGGTTGTTCAGCAGCAGGAGCATTAACGCAGGATATGGTTAAATCCATGGCAGCAAGCCCATTAATTTTGGCGCTGGCGAATCCTGATCCTGAAATTACACCTCCAGAAGCAAAAGCGGCACGTGCTGATGCCATTATTTGTACAGGACGTTCAGATTACCCAAATCAAGTGAATAATGTGCTATGTTTCCCATTTATTTTTCGAGGTGCGTTAGATGTTGGAGCGACCACCATTAATGAAGAAATGAAAATGGCAGCAGTTTATGCCATTGCCGATTTAGCTTTAGCGGAGCAAAGCGAGGTGGTTTCTTCGGCTTATGGTGATAGTGAACTTTCCTTTGGACCTGATTATGTGATTCCAAAACCTTTTGATCCACGTTTAATCGTAAAAATTGCCCCTGCGGTGGCGAAAGCGGCAATGGATAGTGGGGTAGCCACTCGTCCAATTGAGGATTTTGAGGCTTATATTGAACAATTGACTCAGTTTGTTTATAAAACTAATTTATTTATGAAACCCGTATTTGTTCAAGCTAAGGCGGACAAAAAACGGGTTTTATTGACCGATGGGGAAGAACCGAGAGTTTTACATGCGGTGCAAGAAATTGCTTCTTTAGGCATCGCATCGCCAGTGCTGATTGGACGCCCAGCGGTCATTGCGGAACGAGCGAAGTCCTTAGGTTTAAAAATTCAAGTTGGACAAGATTATGAAGTGATCAATATTGAAGATAATCCTTATCATGAACAATGTTGGAAAACTTACTATGAACAACAAAAACGCCATGGCGTTACCCCTGTTGCAGCACAACGTGAGTTGCGTACTAATCCTACTATTATTGGGGCAACTTTATTGCAATTAGGGAAAGTTGATGCCCTGTTATGTGGTTTACTTGGAAATTATGCTTCCCATTTAGATATTTTGAAAAATGTGATTGGTATTAAATCTGATGTCTCCACTCTAGCCACCGTAAATGGTTTAGTGCTAGCCAAATCAAATTTATTTTTAGCAGATACTTTTGTGAATCTTGAGCCTACTGCGGAACAATTAGCTGAAATTACCTTAATGGCAGCTAAACAAGTGCGTGATTTTGGTATTGAGCCACAAGTTGCTTTAGTTTCCAGTTCTAATTATGGTAGCTCGGATACACCAAACGCGTTAAAAATGCGTAAAGCATTAGCTTTGGTACAACAGCAAGATCCAAATTTAGTGATTGACGGTGAAATGCATTGTGATGTTGCATTATCGCAGAGTTTACGCCAAGAGATTATGCCTGATAGCCCAATTAAGGGGGCTGCGAATTTATTGGTTTTCCCATCAATGGAGTCCGCACGCATTAGTTTAAATTTATTACAAGGTACCGCAACACCAAGTACCATTGGACCTTTATTAATGGGATTAAATAAATCTGCCCATATTTTAACGCCAGTCGCCTCGGTACGCCGTATTATCAATATGGTGGCAGTTGCTGCCGTTAAGGCACAGCATTAA
- the tsaD gene encoding tRNA (adenosine(37)-N6)-threonylcarbamoyltransferase complex transferase subunit TsaD → MKVLGIETSCDETGVAIYDEHQGLIANQLYSQIDLHADYGGVVPELASRDHIRKTLPLIQAALQQANLSAKDIDAIAYTAGPGLVGALLVGATIARSLAYAWQIPALGVHHMEGHLLAPMLEEKPPQFPFIALLVSGGHTQLVQVESVGNYQLLGESIDDAAGEAFDKTAKLLGLDYPGGAALSRLAQQGNPNRFLFPRPMTDRPGLDFSFSGLKTFAANTIQQAIQQEGHLTAQTKADIAYAFQQAVVETLAIKCRRALQQTGLKRLVIAGGVSANQQLRQHLAQLMSQLGGEVFYPQPQFCTDNGAMIAYAGFLRLKNGQQQNLAIQVKPRWNMTELSPIMA, encoded by the coding sequence ATGAAAGTATTAGGTATTGAAACCTCTTGCGATGAAACAGGTGTCGCCATTTATGACGAACATCAAGGGCTAATTGCCAACCAACTTTATAGCCAAATTGACTTACACGCCGATTATGGTGGCGTTGTACCTGAACTGGCCTCAAGGGATCATATTCGCAAAACGCTCCCCCTTATCCAAGCTGCCTTACAACAGGCAAATCTTAGTGCCAAAGATATTGACGCTATTGCCTACACTGCTGGCCCCGGCTTAGTAGGGGCTTTATTAGTCGGTGCAACCATTGCTCGCTCTTTAGCTTATGCTTGGCAAATCCCTGCTTTAGGTGTACACCATATGGAAGGGCATCTGCTCGCCCCAATGCTAGAAGAAAAACCACCTCAATTCCCCTTTATCGCTTTATTGGTTTCTGGCGGACATACCCAATTAGTCCAAGTAGAAAGTGTAGGCAATTACCAACTCTTAGGCGAATCCATTGATGATGCCGCTGGCGAAGCCTTTGACAAAACCGCCAAATTATTAGGTTTAGACTACCCCGGTGGGGCAGCATTATCTCGCCTCGCTCAACAAGGCAACCCTAATCGCTTTCTTTTTCCTCGCCCAATGACTGATCGTCCCGGACTGGATTTCAGCTTTTCAGGATTAAAAACCTTTGCTGCTAATACCATTCAGCAAGCGATACAACAAGAGGGACACCTCACCGCACAAACCAAAGCAGATATTGCTTATGCTTTTCAACAAGCGGTAGTAGAAACCTTAGCCATTAAATGTCGCCGAGCATTACAACAAACAGGGTTAAAACGCCTCGTGATTGCAGGCGGTGTTAGTGCCAACCAACAACTACGCCAACACCTCGCACAATTAATGAGCCAACTTGGTGGCGAAGTCTTTTATCCCCAACCTCAATTCTGTACCGACAACGGTGCAATGATTGCCTACGCAGGCTTCTTACGCCTAAAAAACGGCCAACAACAAAATCTCGCAATTCAAGTTAAACCACGCTGGAATATGACGGAATTAAGTCCGATTATGGCATAA
- the spoT gene encoding bifunctional GTP diphosphokinase/guanosine-3',5'-bis pyrophosphate 3'-pyrophosphohydrolase — translation MYLFESLNTIIQGYLPAEQIELVKRAFVIARDAHEGQYRSSGEPYITHPVAVASIIAEMKLDHEAVMAALLHDVIEDTPYTEQQLTAEFGKSVAEIVEGVSKLDKLKFRTRKEAEAENFRKMILAMTKDIRVVLIKLADRTHNMRTLGALRPDKRRRIAKETLEIYSPLAHRLGIEHIKNELEDLGFEAMYPQRYSVLQKVIQVARGNRKEMIQRIAQEIQGRLDDVGIKARVFGREKHLYSIYQKMRLKEQRFHSIMDIYAFRAVVTDVDTCYRVLGQMHSLYKPRPGKVKDYIAVPKANGYQSLHTSMIGPHGVPVEVQIRTEEMDQMAEMGVAAHWAYKQNGKNDSTTVQIKAQRWLQSIIELQQSAGNSFEFIENVKSDLFPDEIYVFTPKGRIVELPAGATPVDFAYAVHTGIGNTCVGARVDREPYPLAQALQSGQTVDIITAPAARPNAGWLNFVVTAKARANIRQTLKNLRRDESILLGKRQLVHALAPVKLDQLEQSRIQAVLQELKLASFDDLLAEIGLGNQMSAVIAVKLLGESIEIDTDGDLHNQQQHLVIKGAESLLTTFAKCCRPIPGDPIVAYVSPGKGLVVHHECCSNLKDRQENPEQYMTVEWEKSENKIEFETELRVEIINQQGTFANLTTAITEAGSNIHGISTEERDGRLYQVTLVLTTQDRKHLANVIRKIRTVSGVVNIVRNKNE, via the coding sequence ATGTATCTTTTTGAAAGTTTAAATACCATTATTCAAGGTTATTTGCCAGCGGAGCAAATTGAATTAGTAAAACGTGCATTTGTGATTGCTCGAGATGCTCATGAGGGACAATATCGTTCTAGTGGTGAACCTTATATTACTCACCCTGTGGCGGTGGCTTCCATTATTGCGGAGATGAAACTGGATCACGAGGCAGTAATGGCGGCGTTATTGCACGATGTTATTGAGGATACGCCTTATACGGAGCAACAATTAACCGCCGAATTTGGCAAAAGTGTTGCGGAAATTGTAGAGGGCGTGTCAAAACTTGATAAATTAAAATTCCGTACACGTAAAGAAGCAGAGGCAGAAAACTTCCGTAAGATGATCTTAGCCATGACCAAAGATATTCGGGTGGTTTTGATTAAATTAGCGGATAGAACCCATAATATGCGTACTTTGGGAGCATTGCGTCCTGATAAACGTCGGCGTATTGCTAAAGAAACCCTTGAAATTTATAGCCCTTTGGCGCATCGCCTTGGTATTGAGCATATTAAAAATGAATTGGAAGATTTGGGCTTTGAGGCGATGTATCCGCAACGTTACTCGGTATTACAAAAAGTGATCCAAGTGGCACGCGGTAATCGTAAAGAGATGATTCAGCGGATTGCTCAAGAAATCCAAGGGCGTTTAGATGATGTGGGAATTAAAGCCAGAGTATTTGGGCGTGAAAAACACCTTTATTCTATTTATCAGAAAATGCGTCTAAAAGAACAGCGTTTTCATTCTATTATGGATATTTATGCTTTTCGTGCGGTAGTTACTGATGTGGATACTTGCTACCGAGTATTGGGGCAAATGCACAGTTTGTATAAACCCCGCCCCGGCAAAGTCAAAGATTATATTGCCGTTCCTAAAGCTAATGGTTATCAATCGTTGCATACTTCAATGATTGGTCCGCATGGTGTGCCTGTGGAAGTGCAGATTCGTACGGAAGAAATGGATCAAATGGCGGAAATGGGGGTGGCGGCACATTGGGCGTATAAACAAAATGGCAAAAATGACTCTACCACCGTACAAATTAAGGCACAACGTTGGCTACAAAGCATTATTGAGCTGCAACAAAGTGCAGGCAATTCTTTTGAATTTATTGAAAATGTAAAATCAGATTTATTTCCTGATGAAATTTATGTGTTTACCCCAAAAGGACGGATTGTGGAACTGCCAGCAGGGGCAACACCAGTGGATTTCGCCTATGCGGTACATACTGGCATTGGTAATACCTGTGTTGGGGCAAGGGTTGATCGTGAGCCTTATCCCTTAGCACAAGCCTTACAATCAGGGCAAACGGTGGACATTATTACAGCCCCAGCAGCTCGCCCTAATGCAGGTTGGTTAAATTTCGTGGTTACTGCGAAAGCGAGAGCCAATATTCGCCAAACTTTGAAAAATTTACGCCGTGATGAGTCCATTTTATTAGGCAAACGTCAGTTAGTTCATGCCTTAGCCCCTGTAAAATTAGACCAGCTAGAACAGTCGCGTATCCAAGCCGTATTGCAGGAATTAAAGTTAGCAAGTTTTGATGATTTGTTGGCTGAAATTGGTTTAGGTAACCAAATGAGTGCGGTGATTGCGGTAAAATTATTGGGTGAATCCATAGAAATTGATACCGATGGCGATTTACATAATCAGCAACAACATTTAGTGATAAAAGGGGCGGAAAGTTTATTAACCACCTTTGCTAAATGTTGTCGTCCTATTCCGGGTGATCCTATTGTGGCCTATGTTAGCCCAGGTAAAGGGTTGGTTGTTCATCATGAATGTTGTTCAAATTTAAAAGATCGGCAAGAAAACCCTGAACAATATATGACGGTGGAATGGGAAAAAAGCGAAAATAAAATTGAATTTGAAACCGAGTTAAGGGTGGAGATTATTAATCAGCAGGGGACTTTTGCTAATTTAACGACAGCGATTACTGAGGCTGGCAGTAATATTCATGGGATTTCTACTGAAGAACGGGACGGGCGTTTGTACCAAGTTACCTTGGTATTGACTACTCAAGATCGTAAACATTTGGCGAATGTGATACGCAAAATCCGTACTGTTTCTGGTGTAGTGAATATTGTGCGTAATAAAAATGAATAA
- the recG gene encoding ATP-dependent DNA helicase RecG, which produces MTTQLLDAVPLTALSGVGAAIAEKLGRIGINNVQDLLFHFPLRYEDRTRITPIIDLRPEQYATIEGVIQTCEVQTSRRPMLMVTLSDGTSKLALRFFNFNVAMKNSLQVGERVKAFGEVKRGRFMAEMHHPEYQVIKNNAPLQLEETLTPIYSTTEGLKQATLRKLTDQALKLLDKIQVQEILPEQFNPHYYSLKQAIQFLHRPTPDVSPQLLEQAQHPAQLRLIFEELLAYNLAMQKVRSKIQQNFAYPLVIKTDLVTRFLASLPFQPTQAQLNVSTEIKQDLAKQVPMMRLVQGDVGSGKTLVAALAALIAIDNGKQVALMAPTEILAEQHAQNFTAWFEPLGLKVGWLAGKVKGKARQTQLSQLAEGQIDIIIGTHALFQEQVQFADLALVIVDEQHRFGVHQRLMLREKGEKQGVYPHQLIMTATPIPRTLAMTVYADLDTSIIDQLPPGRTPITTVVMAEDRRDEIVRRVYHACSEEKRQAYWVCTLIDESEVLEAQAAEAIAEDLRQCLPQLKIGLVHGRMKAQEKQAIMAEFKQAKLDLLVATTVIEVGVDVPNASVMIIENAERLGLSQLHQLRGRVGRGSTASYCVLMYKAPLGKISRQRLQVMRDSQDGFVIAEKDLQIRGAGEVLGTKQTGMAEFKVANLVRDRKMIPSVQYYAKQIMQTSPQLADEIIKRWLGQREIYTNA; this is translated from the coding sequence ATGACAACACAATTACTTGATGCTGTTCCGCTTACGGCTTTATCAGGGGTAGGTGCAGCTATTGCAGAGAAATTAGGACGCATTGGCATTAATAATGTACAGGATTTGTTATTTCATTTTCCATTGCGATATGAAGATCGCACCCGAATTACCCCAATTATTGATTTACGTCCAGAGCAATATGCCACAATAGAAGGTGTAATACAGACTTGCGAAGTGCAGACAAGTCGCCGTCCAATGTTAATGGTTACTTTATCCGATGGGACTTCAAAACTGGCTTTGCGGTTTTTTAATTTTAATGTGGCTATGAAAAATAGCTTGCAAGTGGGGGAAAGGGTAAAAGCCTTTGGCGAAGTGAAACGTGGACGGTTTATGGCAGAAATGCACCACCCTGAATACCAAGTGATTAAAAATAATGCCCCTTTACAATTAGAGGAAACCTTAACGCCGATTTATTCAACCACAGAGGGCTTAAAACAAGCGACATTGCGTAAACTAACGGATCAAGCCTTAAAATTATTAGATAAAATTCAAGTACAAGAGATTTTACCTGAGCAATTTAATCCACATTATTATAGTTTAAAGCAAGCCATTCAATTTTTACATCGCCCTACGCCTGATGTTAGCCCACAATTATTAGAACAAGCTCAACACCCCGCTCAGTTACGCCTTATTTTTGAAGAATTATTGGCTTATAATTTAGCGATGCAAAAAGTGCGGTCTAAAATTCAACAGAATTTTGCTTATCCACTTGTGATTAAGACTGATTTGGTAACCAGATTTTTAGCAAGTTTGCCTTTTCAACCTACTCAAGCACAACTTAATGTAAGTACGGAAATTAAACAGGATTTAGCCAAACAAGTGCCGATGATGCGTCTTGTTCAAGGTGATGTGGGGTCAGGAAAAACCTTAGTGGCGGCGTTGGCGGCGTTAATTGCCATTGATAATGGTAAACAAGTTGCCTTAATGGCACCTACGGAGATTTTAGCAGAACAACATGCACAAAATTTTACCGCTTGGTTTGAGCCGTTAGGATTAAAGGTGGGCTGGCTAGCGGGTAAGGTAAAAGGTAAAGCAAGACAAACACAATTAAGCCAGCTAGCTGAGGGACAAATTGATATTATTATTGGTACACATGCTTTATTTCAAGAGCAAGTTCAATTTGCCGATCTCGCTTTAGTCATTGTTGATGAACAGCATCGTTTTGGTGTACATCAACGTTTAATGTTGCGTGAGAAAGGGGAAAAGCAAGGCGTTTATCCTCATCAGTTAATTATGACCGCAACTCCTATTCCTCGCACATTAGCGATGACCGTTTATGCGGATCTTGATACTTCTATCATTGATCAGTTGCCACCGGGACGCACACCGATTACGACGGTAGTCATGGCAGAAGATCGGCGTGATGAAATTGTACGGCGTGTTTATCATGCTTGTAGTGAAGAAAAACGCCAAGCCTATTGGGTGTGTACCTTGATTGATGAATCCGAAGTGTTAGAAGCACAAGCGGCAGAGGCTATCGCTGAAGATTTGCGTCAATGTTTACCTCAGTTAAAAATTGGACTTGTACATGGGCGAATGAAAGCTCAAGAAAAACAAGCGATTATGGCTGAGTTTAAACAGGCAAAATTGGATTTATTAGTGGCGACGACGGTCATTGAAGTAGGGGTTGATGTTCCCAATGCCAGTGTAATGATTATTGAAAACGCCGAGCGATTGGGGTTATCGCAGTTACATCAGTTACGAGGGCGAGTGGGGCGAGGCTCAACGGCGTCCTATTGTGTATTAATGTATAAAGCCCCTTTAGGCAAAATTTCACGTCAACGATTACAGGTTATGCGAGATAGCCAAGACGGTTTTGTTATTGCGGAAAAAGATTTGCAAATTAGGGGAGCTGGCGAAGTTTTAGGGACAAAACAAACAGGTATGGCGGAATTTAAAGTGGCGAATTTGGTACGAGATCGCAAAATGATTCCTAGTGTACAATATTATGCTAAACAAATTATGCAAACGTCGCCACAGCTTGCCGATGAAATTATAAAACGTTGGTTAGGGCAACGGGAAATTTATACCAATGCGTAA
- the sodA gene encoding superoxide dismutase [Mn] has translation MAYTLPELGYAYDALQPHFDAQTMEIHHSKHHQTYINNANAILETSPELMALANAGCPGSFLRNLDKVPADKLTALRNNVGGHANHTLFWKSLKKGTTLQGDLKAAIERDFGSVDAFKAEFEKAATTRFGSGWAWLVYENGKLAVVSTANQDSPLMGKDIAGCSGFPIFGLDVWEHAYYLKFQNRRPDYIKEFWNVVNWDFAAERFAKATA, from the coding sequence ATGGCTTATACTTTACCAGAATTAGGTTATGCTTATGATGCCCTACAACCGCATTTTGATGCACAAACCATGGAAATTCATCACAGCAAACATCACCAAACTTATATTAATAATGCCAATGCTATCTTAGAAACCTCACCTGAATTAATGGCATTAGCCAATGCAGGTTGCCCGGGATCTTTCTTACGTAATTTAGATAAAGTTCCAGCAGATAAATTAACAGCATTACGCAATAATGTTGGTGGACATGCTAACCATACATTATTTTGGAAAAGTTTGAAAAAGGGAACAACCTTACAAGGCGACTTAAAAGCCGCGATTGAACGTGATTTTGGTTCAGTTGATGCCTTTAAAGCTGAATTTGAAAAAGCCGCTACCACACGCTTTGGTTCTGGTTGGGCTTGGTTAGTTTACGAAAATGGTAAATTAGCTGTTGTTTCTACCGCAAATCAAGATTCACCATTAATGGGTAAAGACATTGCCGGCTGTTCTGGTTTCCCAATTTTTGGTTTAGATGTATGGGAACATGCTTATTACTTAAAATTCCAAAACCGCCGTCCAGATTATATCAAAGAATTCTGGAATGTAGTAAACTGGGATTTTGCAGCAGAGCGTTTTGCTAAAGCGACAGCTTAA
- the rpoZ gene encoding DNA-directed RNA polymerase subunit omega, which translates to MARVTVQDAVEKIGNRFDLILTAARRARQLQLHVREPLVPEENDKPTVIALREIEKGLINNEIMDAQELQLEEERKESEDYAVSLLSENG; encoded by the coding sequence ATGGCTCGAGTAACAGTACAAGATGCGGTTGAGAAAATTGGTAACCGTTTTGATTTAATTTTAACCGCAGCACGTCGTGCAAGACAGTTGCAATTACATGTGCGTGAACCTTTAGTCCCAGAGGAGAATGATAAACCTACCGTTATTGCGTTGCGTGAAATTGAGAAAGGTTTAATCAATAACGAGATTATGGACGCTCAAGAATTACAACTTGAAGAAGAAAGAAAAGAAAGCGAAGATTATGCGGTATCTTTGCTCAGCGAGAATGGGTAA
- a CDS encoding FimD/PapC C-terminal domain-containing protein, whose product MIPRANNAILVNFATQIGQVAFFDLSNIDEDFPPIGTEVFNESGESVGVVAQGGRIYSRGLKERGKLHLSWGEKRCEFSYDLRIKSASESSYPLILPVVCKFD is encoded by the coding sequence GTGATACCGAGAGCGAATAATGCGATATTGGTAAATTTTGCGACGCAGATAGGTCAAGTAGCGTTCTTTGATTTAAGCAATATAGATGAAGATTTTCCGCCGATAGGAACGGAAGTGTTTAATGAGAGTGGAGAGTCAGTAGGCGTGGTAGCTCAAGGAGGAAGAATTTATAGTCGCGGTTTGAAAGAGCGAGGTAAGTTACATTTATCTTGGGGAGAGAAGCGTTGCGAGTTTAGTTATGACTTACGGATTAAATCCGCATCAGAGAGTTCATATCCATTGATATTGCCAGTGGTGTGTAAATTTGATTAG